The Naumovozyma dairenensis CBS 421 chromosome 1, complete genome genome includes a region encoding these proteins:
- the LAS1 gene encoding rRNA-processing protein LAS1 (similar to Saccharomyces cerevisiae LAS1 (YKR063C); ancestral locus Anc_1.200), translating into MVPARITPWRDSIELETLKGWFYDHKLGTKQNEDQRSRAILKVMSYRLKGSQYIPHVVSTTSQITTSILLDESSSNSCDIDEMNVRLSYMMSLIRFVNGVLDPTQQSEFAIPLHVLAKKVGLSSWLVDLRHWGTHERDLPGIDILRIASQEALEWLWVNYWNNDELEDEKDNEGEEDEDSEAYQQRMLVLELCESLDNLITLWKKRRNFLEEEKWIWENDSNVITSSNFVVNEPTKKKNKTKKKHNQEITPQDEINSFAFNFRDIWKQLNSIENKTIEPIQETSQIDKFIVKVVLKNFDPLLIEFLSCKINNFEFEVLKWLINCFSEADTNTNTNTSQKDKTLSLLKKRFPKWKDLQNKLLNLIINGINLKIFLNDWNVFWKDLLCTSKLNINLFILERISDRLSEQANNNNNDSWRQRQFKKKKKKHLEGKMDEIQKEINTYVDSLTKQYGESGMVLFYDFGVSKKSQIVSDNEINESKGPESESSAFINGILGDLANLKKRMHNGNGTDSNEKKRKLNNNDNKKYWSKIDDWEPTPLVYYHNSRCNICMIL; encoded by the coding sequence ATGGTTCCAGCAAGGATTACTCCATGGAGAGATTCCATTGAATTAGAAACGTTAAAAGGATGGTTTTATGATCATAAACTTGGTACGAAACAAAATGAAGACCAAAGATCAAGAGCCATTTTGAAAGTGATGAGTTATAGATTAAAAGGTTCACAATATATACCGCATGTTGTTTCTACTACTTCTCAAATTACGACATCAATCCTCTTAGATGAGTCCTCTTCTAACTCTTGCGACATTGATGAAATGAATGTTAGATTAAGTTACATGATGTCTTTGATTAGATTTGTTAATGGTGTGTTAGATCCGACACAACAGTCTGAATTTGCCATACCATTACATGTATTGGCTAAGAAAGTTGGATTATCATCATGGCTTGTTGATTTAAGACATTGGGGTACTCATGAAAGAGATTTACCtggtattgatattttaaGAATTGCTAGTCAAGAAGCTTTAGAATGGTTATGGGTAAATTATTGGAATAACgatgaattggaagatgAGAAGGATAATGAaggtgaagaagatgaagatagTGAAGCGTATCAACAAAGAATGTTGGTACTGGAACTATGTGAATCTTTAGATAACTTGATAACACTATggaagaagagaagaaactttctagaagaagagaaatgGATATGGGAAAATGATAGCAATGTTATTACAAGTTCTAATTTTGTTGTTAATGAACctacgaagaagaagaataagaCTAAGAAAAAGCACAATCAGGAAATTACACCTCAAGACGAGATAAATTCATTTGCATTTAATTTTAGAGATATATGGAAGCAATTGAATAGTATTGAAAATAAGACAATAGAACCAATTCAAGAAACTTCTCAAATAGACAAGTTTATTGTGAAAGTTGTACTTAAGAATTTTGatccattattaattgaatttttaagttgtaaaattaataattttgaatttgaagtGCTTAAATGGCTGATCAATTGTTTCTCAGAAGCagatacaaatacaaatacaaatacgTCGCAGAAGGATAaaacattatcattattgaagaaacgATTCCCTAAATGGaaagatttacaaaataaattgttAAACTTAATAATCAATGGAATtaatttaaagatatttttaaatgattGGAAtgtattttggaaagaCTTACTATGTACATCCAAATTAAATATCAACTTGTTCATCTTAGAAAGAATATCTGACAGGTTAAGTGAACAAgcgaataataataataatgattcatGGAGGCAGCGACAatttaagaaaaagaagaagaaacatttGGAAGGAAAGATGGATGAAATACAGAAGGAAATTAACACATATGTAGATTCTCTGACGAAACAATATGGAGAAAGTGGGatggtattattttatgATTTCGGGGTATCGAAAAAGTCTCAAATAGTGTCGgataatgaaataaatgaaagCAAAGGACCAGAATCAGAATCGAGTGCATTTATCAATGGTATTTTAGGTGATTTAGCCAacttgaagaaaaggatgCATAATGGTAATGGTACTGACAGTAatgagaagaaaaggaagttgaataataacgataacAAGAAGTATTGGTcaaaaattgatgattGGGAACCTACGCCATTGGTATATTACCACAATAGTCGTTGTAACATTTGCATGATTTTATAG
- the RPA34 gene encoding DNA-directed RNA polymerase I subunit RPA34 (similar to Saccharomyces cerevisiae RPA34 (YJL148W); ancestral locus Anc_1.201), which translates to MAPKTSTLSKEYISESESESSSDSDLETIENVEFKPPSDYKKCSHLKKFKLSHKSKDEEIWLFSLPNSIDLSSLKTLPLPINNDKSDNIIQILNKNYNVTQTSHKSKNNNEFSNLKLLVPSTDSKKDSLKILSSKDSMDFNRIFTLSEVTEIPKIDIEKVKLPRKDIPQLENLELKHFPTGYDSNDFITDGNDENTIENNKSKSKKRHGDDDDTENKKKKKKSKKDKSKKKEKK; encoded by the coding sequence ATGGCTCCAAAAACATCCACTCtttcaaaagaatatatatcagAGTCCGAGTCTGAATCAAGTTCAGATTCTGACTTAGAAACCATTGAAAATGTGGAATTCAAACCACCTTCCGATTATAAGAAATGCTctcatttgaaaaaatttaaattatcacataaatcaaaagatgaagaaatttggCTATTCAGTCTACCAAATTCTATAGATCTATCatctttgaaaactttACCCTTACCAATCAATAATGACAAATCtgataatataatacaaatattaaataaaaactaTAACGTTACACAAACGAGCCATAAGAGtaaaaataacaatgaattcagtaatttgaaattattagttCCTAGCACAGATTCAAAGAAAGAttcattaaagatattgTCTTCAAAAGACTCAATGGATTTTAATAGAATTTTCACATTGAGTGAAGTCACTGAAATACCAAagattgatattgaaaaagttaAATTACCACGTAAAGATATACCACAATTGGAGAATCTAGAATTAAAACATTTCCCAACTGGTTatgattcaaatgatttcattacAGATGGAAATGACGAAaatacaattgaaaataataagagtAAGTCAAAGAAACGTCATGgtgatgacgatgataCCGAgaataaaaagaagaaaaagaaatcaaagaaggataaatcaaaaaagaaagaaaagaaataa
- the TFA2 gene encoding transcription factor TFIIE subunit TFA2 (similar to Saccharomyces cerevisiae TFA2 (YKR062W); ancestral locus Anc_1.202) yields the protein MSHTGPNNSNASQNNDPLLANLNAFKNKVKSAPVISRPRPTAAAAGTVVGGSTNNITSPLRKALHDKKRSIELREQEERERSSGASRTNTPGTEPEVLEIDSSSDNEGMNGNGKVKSEHTDSTGSPPPRKKVKKEEGDVIVDGETEKSDITRSVTGTPIIDLNGDSDDDEVKEVRPGSIAAHALQANQSNISKSHDSSKLLWATEYIQKKGKPVAMNELMDYLSLKPNDKVIELLKKLEKISFDPKKNAFKYVSTYDVHSEGELIKLLRSQVTFKGISCKELKDGWPQCDETINELEEESKILVLRTKKDRTPRYVWYNNGGDLHRIDEEFIKMWENVQLPQFSELPRKLQDLGLKPASVDPATIKRQTRVEVKKKKQRRGKITNTHMAGILKDFSHRV from the coding sequence ATGAGTCATACCGGTCCAAATAACTCAAACGCAAGCCAAAACAATGACCCATTATTAGCCAACTTGAATGcgtttaaaaataaagtgAAATCAGCACCAGTGATCTCCAGACCTAGACCcacagcagcagcagcaggAACAGTAGTAGGAGGTAGTACAAACAATATTACCTCACCACTAAGGAAAGCACTCCATGATAAGAAACGATCTATAGAGTTACGAGAACAAGAGGAGCGTGAAAGAAGTAGTGGAGCATCAAGAACTAACACACCTGGTACTGAACCCGAAGTACTTGAGATTGATTCGTCTTCTGATAATGAAGGAATGAATGGTAATGGTAAGGTAAAAAGTGAGCATACTGATAGTACTGGATCTCCACCACCAAGGAAAAAGGTAAAGAAGGAAGAGGGAGATGTTATAGTGGATGGGGAAACTGAGAAAAGTGATATAACGAGAAGCGTCACGGGAACTCCAATTATTGATCTTAATGGTGatagtgatgatgatgaagttaAAGAAGTTAGACCTGGATCTATTGCAGCACATGCATTGCAAGCGAATCAGTccaatatttcaaagagTCATGATTcttctaaattattatgGGCTACtgaatatattcaaaaaaaggGTAAACCTGTGGCTATGAATGAACTAATGGattatctttctttaaaaCCGAATGATAAAGTTatagaattattgaagaaattagaaaagatATCGTTTGACCCGAAGAAAAATGCATTCAAATATGTTTCCACATATGATGTTCATAGTGAAGGGGAGCTgatcaaattattaaggTCCCAAGTCACATTCAAAGGTATATCATGTaaggaattgaaagatgGTTGGCCGCAATGTGATGAGACTATCaatgaattagaagaagaatctaAGATATTGGTATTAAgaacaaagaaagataGAACGCCAAGATATGTTTGGTATAATAATGGTGGAGATTTACATCgaattgatgaagaatttatcAAGATGTGGGAGAATGTTCAATTACCACAATTTTCAGAATTACCAagaaaattacaagatcTTGGTTTGAAACCTGCAAGTGTTGATCCTGCCACGATTAAGAGACAAACAAGAGTTGAAgttaagaagaagaaacaaagaagAGGTAAGATTACCAATACACATATGGCTGGtatattaaaagatttcTCCCATCGTGTATAG
- the RPB4 gene encoding DNA-directed RNA polymerase II subunit RPB4 (similar to Saccharomyces cerevisiae RPB4 (YJL140W); ancestral locus Anc_1.208) — translation MNVSTSTFQTSRRRIKKVEEEENAATLQLGHEFQLTQINHQGQEEELIALNLSEARLIIKEALLERRRVFRKTQRLQQKKKEQKQHEKEQQQQQQQQQQHDGTSSDNENINPGNENNLVDHVNGTGASNRNEDIIDEDEDDDMDDEFIHTETREKELESLDALLEQTTGGNNKDLKNTLEYLTNFSRFRDQETVSAVIQLLKSTGLHPFEIAQLGSLACDTADEAKTLVPSLTSKISDDELERILKELSNLETLY, via the coding sequence ATGAATGTATCAACATCCACATTTCAAACTTCAAGAAGGAGAATTAAGaaagttgaagaagaagaaaacgCCGCCACTTTACAATTAGGTCATGAATTCCAACTTActcaaataaatcatcaaggtcaagaagaagaattaatcGCTTTGAATCTAAGTGAGGCAAGATTGATTATTAAGGAAGCGTTATTGGAACGTAGGAGGGTGTTTAGGAAGACACAACGTTtacaacaaaagaaaaaagaacaGAAACAACATGAAAAGGagcagcaacagcaacagcagcaacaacaacagcatGATGGGACATCAAGTGATAACGAAAATATCAACCCAGGCAATGAAAATAACTTGGTGGACCATGTCAATGGTACTGGTGCCAGTAATAGAAACgaagatattattgatgaagatgaagatgatgatatggATGATGAATTCATACATACTGAAACTCGtgaaaaagaattagaatcatTAGATGCATTATTAGAACAGACGACAGGTGGTAACAATAAGGATTTGAAGAACACTTTGGAATATCTCAccaatttttcaagatttaGAGATCAAGAAACTGTCAGTGCAGTtattcaattattgaaaagtaCTGGTTTACATCCATTTGAAATTGCACAATTAGGCTCTCTAGCTTGTGATACTGCTGATGAGGCTAAAACCTTAGTACCAAGTCTTACAAGTAAAATATCCGACgatgaattggaaagaatATTGAAGGAATTATCAAACTTAGAAACACTATACTGA
- the KTR2 gene encoding mannosyltransferase KTR2 (similar to Saccharomyces cerevisiae YUR1 (YJL139C) and KTR2 (YKR061W); ancestral locus Anc_1.209), whose translation MHNQVTSFKNFYFWLISFIALLFSYLIITHRYHGLSLTYLDQVSNNFQERSYEVSHKFDHERRRNLYKRAKLSSNTYNDNLMNEDDDNGDTAFGGIQRENATLLMLVRNWELNAALESMRSLEDRFNHKYHYDWTFLNDVPFTDEFMEXXXXXXXFRVEPNVQYYCDFPYDPFKVMRVNDKKYRFVISMYEYEDTIPSLWENVEMYIMNYENDIDMETNSIQFLTDDEVIGKKLTLVASATDYNLCHFWTNFEIGDLNFFRSEKYNRFFDFLDSKGGFYYERWGDAPVHSIAVSLLLKSNEIIHFDELGYMHDPFYTCPSAYYMKLKQRCTCDSEGEFNADFNAVSCLNRWWKNGSGKMFLKELQD comes from the coding sequence ATGCATAATCAAGTAACTTCATTTAAGAATTTCTACTTTTGGTTAATCAGTTTCATAGCATTGCTATTCTCATACCTTATAATAACACACCGCTATCATGGCCTGTCATTAACATATCTGGATCAAGTGTCAAATAACTTTCAGGAAAGATCGTACGAAGTATCACATAAATTTGATCATGAAAGAAGACGAAATTTATATAAGAGGGCTAAATTGTCGAGTAATACCTACAATGATAATCTAatgaatgaagatgatgataatggtgATACAGCGTTCGGAGGTATTCAAAGAGAAAATGCTACCCTCTTAATGTTGGTTCGCAATTGGGAACTTAACGCTGCATTAGAATCGATGAGATCTTTAGAAGATCGATTTAACCATAAGTACCATTACGATTGGACATTCCTCAATGATGTTCCATTTACTGATGAATTCATGGAANNNNNNNNNNNNNNNNNNNNNTTTAGAGTCGAACCCAATGTTCAGTATTATTGTGATTTCCCATATGATCCATTTAAGGTCATGAGGGTTAATGATAAGAAATATAGATTTGTCATTTCTATGtatgaatatgaagatACTATTCCTAGCTTATGGGAAAATGTAGAAATGTATATTATGaattatgaaaatgatattgatatgGAAACGAATTCCATTCAATTTCTaactgatgatgaagtaATTGGGAAAAAATTAACATTGGTAGCATCAGCTACAGATTATAATCTATGTCATTTTTGGActaattttgaaattggtgatttgaatttctttagAAGTGAAAAGTATAATAGATTTTTCGATTTTTTGGACTCTAAAGGTGGATTTTATTATGAAAGATGGGGGGATGCGCCTGTTCATTCCATTGCcgtttcattattattgaaaagtaatgaaattattcattttgatgaattaggCTATATGCATGATCCATTTTATACATGTCCTAGTGCatattatatgaaattgaagCAACGATGTACTTGTGATTCAGAAGGAGAATTTAATGCAGATTTTAATGCAGTTAGTTGTTTGAATCGTTGGTGGAAGAATGGAAGTGGTAAAATGTTCCTTAAGGAGTTACAggattaa
- the CDC1 gene encoding putative lipid phosphatase CDC1 (similar to Saccharomyces cerevisiae CDC1 (YDR182W); ancestral locus Anc_8.383), with protein MFSRNRSKNNNNNKKRDEEKEERSEMFADIEKGIPVNNIEIQNDGKVRVYWRYIVILFTMWLLLIHYYESIVVKRAMRKCQWSRWETWSKGTVSHKVALFADPQIMDAHSYPGRPVIVNYLTRVMLDHYHERNWKYVHYYLDPDTNFFLGDLFDGGRYWDDDYWLKEYTRFNKIFPKKQSRMTVMSLPGNHDIGFGDTVIESSLERFTTYFGDPSAYVDVGNHTFVLVDTISLSDKLNSNVSEVPKKFLNEFAMGSHPMTKILLTHVPLWRNANQQKCGSLRESKKAFPIQKGDQYQTVIDLELSQEVLSKIQPSLLFSGDDHDYCQIQHSYTANGMTKHAEEITVKSCAMNMGISRPAIQLLSLYNPNRKSGNDTYQTEMCYLPDPYKPIKMYLLMTIVSLSIFGYIMILPRSFNKRIATKIGKISDYNLNTKNLNPTEVYMVDEHPSKVSCILNLSILSLMVLILFYYYYVVI; from the coding sequence ATGTTTTCTCGAAACCGTTccaagaataataataataacaagaaaagagatgaagagaaagaagaaagatcTGAAATGTTTGCTGATATTGAGAAAGGCATCCCTGTGAATAATATTGAGATACAGAATGATGGAAAGGTACGAGTTTATTGGCGGTACATTGTGATACTTTTCACTATGTGGCTTCTGTTGATACATTATTATGAAAGTATAGTAGTGAAAAGAGCAATGCGTAAATGTCAATGGTCTCGTTGGGAAACGTGGTCTAAAGGTACAGTGAGTCATAAAGTTGCATTGTTTGCCGATCCACAAATTATGGATGCTCATTCTTACCCTGGTAGACCTGTCATCGTGAATTATCTCACAAGAGTGATGCTGGATCATTATCATGAAAGGAATTGGAAATATGTACACTATTATTTGGATCCAGataccaatttttttctaggTGACTTATTTGATGGTGGAAGGTATTGGGATGATGATTATTGGCTAAAGGAATACACAAGATTCAACAAGATCTTCCCTAAGAAACAATCGAGGATGACTGTTATGTCACTACCCGGGAATCATGATATCGGCTTCGGCGATACTGTCATCGAATCTAGTTTAGAAAGATTTACTACATATTTTGGAGATCCATCAGCATATGTCGACGTCGGGAATCATACTTTTGTCCTTGTTGACACGATCTCTCTATCAGATAAACTAAATAGTAACGTATCAGAAGTTCCTAAAAAGTTCCTTAATGAATTTGCTATGGGTTCTCATCCAATGACTAAAATTCTTTTAACGCATGTCCCGTTATGGAGAAACGCAAACCAACAGAAGTGTGGATCATTAAGAGAGTCCAAGAAAGCTTTCCCGATTCAGAAAGGTGATCAATATCAAACAGTTATTGATTTAGAATTATCACAAGAAGTTTTATCTAAGATTCAACCAAGTTTACTATTTTCAGGTGACGATCATGATTATTGTCAAATACAGCATTCATATACAGCGAATGGCATGACAAAACATGCAGAGGAGATTACAGTGAAATCATGTGCAATGAATATGGGTATAAGTAGGCCAGCTATACAATTACTTTCATTGTACAATCCGAATCGAAAATCTGGCAATGATACATACCAAACGGAAATGTGTTATTTACCTGATCCATATAAACCAATCAAGATGTATTTGTTGATGACGATTGTATCATTGAGTATATTTGGATATATCATGATATTACCAAGATCTTTCAATAAGAGAATTGCAACAAAAATAGGTAAGATTAGTGATTACAACTTAAACACAAAAAATCTAAATCCCACAGAGGTATATATGGTAGATGAGCATCCTTCAAAGGTTTCATGTATATTGAACCTTTCCATATTATCGTTGATGGTgctaatattattttactattattatgttgttatttaa
- the SAS4 gene encoding Sas4p (similar to Saccharomyces cerevisiae SAS4 (YDR181C); ancestral locus Anc_8.382): protein MALAEEEGREGIIIETNRKEPQRVSRSRSLRSFKNTGKNDDSIDDLFDFDSDEFEINPTRKLSLLQHVTGMNHKKIIKKSRLQQRVSMSEESSEPTVDREEADPLLHQQRLEGKEQKQRRGKKSASLITAVETKKKITQMILTIEKHTINIPKRASEENINDVLPDSLYTNFHKRMLRHENRMIDQDIIQSENEAERLTLINEKLDMIMWPTILQKVTKINDPTDDDEMTRKRAQTKECIESMLEKFHSMKRRSNGLTGIQKGGKGKKINPFRNWNKIYSKIDRTLLYPEYHSSSDEDEDAMDIDTVRAHRRALREGQCGGSIIVTLNPSIRFAIVAEPLRKPYVVKASPKEKKRWKQQIKNPRPFSYHPELLGQIAVPVRKVKIPFTLSSLPNEDASMSELVEKAKYGEDFSSIPTVASKPGNSNSETIKMDTPIAAPPKVPPTFDISEFAAPKLEEPQSQKLEHTNKTEGRKKKEANMSKLNSFPTSPINKLQVNTASSEKSILAAKKYKENLNPVVLFPKWIP, encoded by the coding sequence ATGGCGTTggcagaagaagaaggaagagagggaataataatagaaacGAATAGAAAAGAACCTCAAAGAGTATCAAGATCAAGGTCATTGAGATCATTTAAGAATACCGGtaaaaatgatgattctATCGATGATTTGTTTGACTTCGATTCcgatgaatttgaaatcaatcCAACAAGGAAACTAAGTTTGCTCCAGCATGTTACTGGCATGAATCacaaaaaaatcattaaaaaatcACGATTACAGCAACGAGTGTCCATGTCAGAAGAATCATCAGAACCCACAGTGGACAGAGAAGAAGCAGATCCATTGTTACACCAGCAGAGACTTGAAGGGAAAGAACAAAAGCAAAGGAGGGGAAAGAAATCCGCAAGTTTAATAACCGCTGTAGaaacgaagaagaagattacACAAATGATCTTAACGATCGAAAAACATACAATTAATATACCGAAGAGAGCTTCAGaggaaaatataaatgatGTTCTTCCTGATTCATTATATACCAATTTCCATAAAAGAATGTTGAGACACGAAAATAGAATGATTGACCAAGATATCATACAAAGTGAAAATGAAGCTGAAAGATTGACTTTAATTAACGAAAAATTAGATATGATTATGTGGCCAACGATCTTACAGAAGGTTACGAAGATTAATGATCCAACGGACGACGATGAAATGACAAGGAAAAGAGCTCAAACAAAAGAATGTATAGAATCGATGttagaaaaatttcattcaatgaaaagaagaagcaaTGGATTAACTGGAATTCAAAAAGGTGgaaaagggaaaaaaattaaccCATTCAGAAACTGGAACAAAATTTATTCTAAAATCGATCGAACCCTACTTTACCCAGAATATCATAGCTCGtctgatgaagatgaagatgctATGGATATTGATACAGTCAGAGCACATAGAAGGGCTTTGAGAGAAGGTCAATGTGGCGGTTCCATTATAGTAACCTTAAATCCTTCTATAAGGTTCGCAATTGTGGCTGAACCTCTTCGGAAACCGTATGTCGTGAAAGCATCAccaaaggaaaagaaaagatggAAGCAACAAATTAAAAACCCTCGTCCATTTAGTTATCATCCAGAACTACTAGGCCAAATCGCCGTTCCAGTAAGGAAAGTAAAAATTCCTTTtactttatcatcattgcCTAACGAAGATGCTTCTATGAGTGAATTAGTTGAGAAAGCTAAATATGGCGAAGACTTTTCATCAATACCCACAGTTGCTAGTAAGCCAGGAAATTCCAACTCTGAAACTATTAAAATGGATACACCAATTGCAGCTCCTCCTAAAGTGCCCCCAACATTTGATATTTCAGAATTTGCTGCACCAAAATTGGAAGAACCACAATCTCAGAAACTTGAACATACAAACAAAACTGAGGGCaggaaaaagaaggaagCGAATATGTCAAAGCTGAACTCCTTTCCGACGTCACCTATTAATAAATTGCAAGTAAACACTGCTTCATCAGAAAAAAGTATATTAGCTgcaaaaaaatacaaagaaaACCTGAACCCGGTAGTGTTATTCCCAAAATGGATCCCATGA